In Apium graveolens cultivar Ventura chromosome 10, ASM990537v1, whole genome shotgun sequence, the following are encoded in one genomic region:
- the LOC141693890 gene encoding protein EARLY RESPONSIVE TO DEHYDRATION 15-like, whose protein sequence is MELVSKEKSALNPNAPLFIPAALRQVEDFSPEWWQLVTTSTWFHNYWLSQQHEDDDFHGYDEDDLEDIVNLLPDAIDLGTEEEILNMETQFEQFIQSSEAEAGKKSSLSALKETPGSEHEKVDPVALMKSLSLSNSFKEQSPRSTLQSAKYWEKAAKSVSPKSYNRRIQQPR, encoded by the exons ATGGAATTAGTCTCCAAGGAAAAGTCTGCCTTGAATCCAAATGCCCCACTCTTTATTCCAGCTGCTCTTCGTCAAGTGGAGGACTTCTCGCCAGAATGGTGGCAATTGGTGACAACCTCTACATGGTTCCATAACTACTGGCTCAGCCAGCAACACGAGGACGATGATTTTCATGGATATGATGAAGATGACTTGGAAGACATTGTCAACTTGCTGCCTGATGCAATTGATCTTGGTACTGAAGAAGAAATTCTTAACATGGAGACGCAGTTTGAGCAATTTATACAATCATCTGAAGCAGAAGCAGGAAAGAAGTCATCTTTGTCTGCTTTGAAGGAAACTCCTGGAAGTG AACATGAAAAGGTTGATCCAGTGGCACTAATGAAGAGTCTCAGCCTGTCAAATTCTTTCAAGGAACAAAGTCCCAGGTCCACATTGCAATCAGCAAAGTACTGGGAGAAGGCAGCCAAGTCTGTGAGCCCAAAATCCTATAACCGTCGCATCCAGCAGCCGCGTTGA